CAACTGCCTTTACGAGACCGTGTGGAAGAACAATCGACGGCGTGCCGCCGAACGGATCCAGACCTTCGACATCCTCCACAAGTACCCGCACGACTACAAGGTCGTGATCGTCGGCGACGCCTCGATGAGCCCCTACGAGATCACCTATCCGGGCGGCTCGGTGGAACACTGGAACGAGGAGGCCGGGTCGGTCTGGCTCGGGCGGGTCACGCAGGTCTACCCCAAGGCGGTCTGGCTGAACCCGGTGCCGGAGAAGCACTGGTCCTACACGCATTCCATCCAGATGATCCGGCAGCTGATGGGCGAGCGGATGTTCCCGCTGACCCTGGAGGGGCTCGACCGGGCGGCGCGCGAACTGGTCCGCTGAGGCGCCGCGCCGGCCGCGGCTCTCACTCGCGCACGACCATGACCGAACAGGGGGCATGCCGGACGATCTTGGCGGCGTTGGAGCCGATCAGGTAGGTCGACATGGACGGGCGGTGGGAGGTGACGACGATCAGGTCGGCGCCCCATTCGGAAGCCTCGTCGACGACCTCGTGGTAGACGCTGCCGGTGCGGATGGACAGTTCGGTGCGGCCGGCGTCGAGGCCGCCCGCCGCCACGGCCTTGCGGATCGCGTCCTCGGCCTGGCGCTCGGCCTGGACGTCGAAGTCGGCCGGCAGGAACTCGGTGACGTAGCCGCCGACGATCGGCATCACGGCGACCACGCGGACGGTGCCCTTCGACTGGGCCGCGAGGCCCGCCGCGGTCTCGAGCGCACGGGCGGCGAAGGCGACCTCGGAGGGGTCGACGGGGACGAGGATCTTGTTGAACATGGCGGGCACCCTTCGTTGTCTCCGGCGACCCTAGGCCGGCCGCCGGCGGCGGGCCTTGAGGGAGGTCAACCGGCAGCGGGTGCGGCGGTCTTTTCCCGGGCCTCGGCCACCGAGGACAGTCCGGCGACGATCATGGTGCTCTGCCAGAGCACGAAGAGGGAGATCCAGAAGCGCGTCTCCTCCTCGAGCCCCACGCCGGTGCCGACCATCACGGAGACGAGGACGCCGAGCGCGAGGCCGGTCGCCCAGCGGGCGCGCGACAGCCGGGCCTCCGTCGCGGTCGCGAAGGCGAACAGTGTGAGTGCGCCGCCGACGAGGCTGCCGATCGATAGCGCGACGGCGAGCGCCAGCCGCGGGCCGGCGTCGCCGGGGCGGGAATCCGGGCCCGCGATGAGCGCCTCCAGGGGGATGCCGGTGATCATCGCCGCATGGAAGCCGAGGCCCCAGCCGAGGACGACGAGGAGGATGGCAAGCGGCAGGCGCCGGACGCTGGCGAGCCCCGAGAAGCGCAGCGCCAGCGCCACCGCGAGGCCGAAGACGACGCCGGGCAGGGCCGAGACGCGCCCCGCGCCCGGTATGAAGGACGAGAAGAAGAGAAGATCGGGCCGGTAGTCCAGGGAGAGCCAGCAGGCGGTGCCGGACAGGAGGCCGAGCAGCATGGGTCCTAGGTGGCGCAGGCGCTGCATGGGGTCTCCGGTCCGGCCCGCCGCCCCCGAATCGGCCGCGGCGCTGTCGCGCCGGCAGTCTAGCGGGTCCCGCCGCCGGGCATGGTGGTGAGTTCGCCGAGCATGTCGCCGAGCTTCGGCTTCGGCAGCCCGATGTGCGGCATCGGTCGCACGAGGTCCAGGGCGGCGAGCCCGATGCGGGCGGTGAGGAGCCCGTTGACGACGCCCTCGCCGAGGCGGGCGGAGAGGCGGGCAGCGAGCCCCTGGCCGACCAGCTGCTGGACCAGCGTGTCGCCGATCGCCATCGATCCCGTCACGCCCAGGTGGGTGATCACGCGCCCGGCGAAGCCGATGAAGCCGAGGGTGCCGGGGCGGCCGCCGTAGAGGTCGGAGAGGCGGCGGATCAGGCGCAGGTTCTCGACGAGGACGTAGAGGATGTCGACGATCGCGCGGGGGCTGATGGCGGTCACCACGGAGACCCGCTTGGCGGAGTCGAGGATCAGCGTCTGGGCGGCCATGTCGAGCGGGGCCAGGATCTCGCGCTCGGCGAGGACGAGCAGGTCGCGCCCCTCCACGATCTCCCTGAGGTGCAGGGCGAGGGCGGCGCGGCCGCGGGCGGTCTCCGGACGGTTCTCGTAGAGGCGAGCCAGCTCGCCGGCGAGGCGGCGGGCGGCCGGCTCGTCGTCGGCGGCCGCCGCGAGGGTCACGTCGGCACGCAGGCGATCGATGCGGGCGAGCCGCAGGGTGCCGGCGACCTCCCGGCCGACGATCGCCAGTACCGCGACGATCGCCGCGCCCAGGAAGGCGATGCCGAGCCAGCCGAGCGCGTCGGCACGGGCGAAGAGGTCGCGCACCAGGCCGTCGACCCAGAGCCCGAAGGCCAGCGCGAGGAGGCCCGAGACGGCGGAGAGCAGCACGCGGCTCCAGCGGAACCCCTCCCGCGGCCCGGCGAGCTCGCGCGCGACCGCGACGGCCGCCTCGGGCTCGACCGGCTCGTCGATCTCCACGCGGGTGCCCGGCTCCACCGCACGCGGGGGCAGGGGGCCGGCCGGGCCGGAGGGGGCCGTGGCGTCCGTCGTCTCGGGGCCGAGGCGGAAGGCGCGGGGCCGGCGCCGCTCGTCGCTCATGTGAGGCGATCTCCGAGGAGGAACTGCAGGACGCGGTCGAGGCGGATGTGGGGGAGGGAGAGGGTCAGGCCCTCGGCGGTGCGCTCGAGCCGGGGCGGGCGGAAGCGGACGAACTCGACGTCCGGCGCCGGCGCGACGGCCGGTTGAGATTTCGATTCAGGTCCCTCGCGCATCGATTCAAGGACCTGGAACAGCGAGTCCGGATCGGACGGCAAGTCGCCGGGGAAGATGGCGATTTCCTCCTTGCCGTCGAAGACTTCCCCGCCGAGGCCCTCGCCCGGCAGGGGCACGCCCAGGATGGCGGGGAGCTTCTCGCCGTCGCGGGTCACGATCGCCTCGCGGGTGGCGCGCACGGCGGCGAGTGCGACAACGTCGACCTCGGCGCCCGCGAAGGCGGCCTTCTCCATGGCGCCTCGGACGAGACGCCCGAGGATCGCCTCGAGGCGGTCGTGGCTCGTGCGGTGAAGGTGGTCGGCCTTGGTGGCGGCGAAGAGGATGCGGTCGACCCGGCGGGTCAGGATGGAGGAGAGCCAGGAGGCGCGGCCGGGGCGGAAGCAGGCGAGGATGTCCGACAGGGCCTGGCCCAGGTCGGCGACCGCGGCGGGGCCGGCATTCAGGGCCTGCAGGGCGTCGACCAGGACGATCTGACGGTCGAGACGGGCGAAATGGTCGCGGAAGAAGGGCCGGACCACCACGTCCTTGTAGGCCTCGTAGCGCCGCTCCATCATGGCGGCGAGGCTGCGGGGCGGGACGGCGACGCCGGCCGGCAGGTCGAGCGGCGAGAAGGTGAGGGCGGGAGAGCCCTCCAGGTCGCCGGGCATCAGGAAGCGCCCGGGCGGCAGGGTCGACAGGGCGTGCTCGTCGGCGCGCGCGGCGCGCAGGTAGTCGGTGAAGAGGGCGGCGAGGCGCCGGGCGGCGGTCTCGTCCTCGGGGCCGAGGGGATCGGTCTCGGCGAGGGCGGCGCGCCAGCGAGCGGCGAGCGCGGCCCGGTACTCCAGGCGGGAGAGGGCGACGGCCTCCGCCGACCACTCCGCGAAGCCCTTGGCGAGGAGCGGCAGATCGAGCAGCCATTCGCCCGGGTAGTCGACGATGTCGAGGTGGAGCCGGCCGCGGCCGAGCGTGCGGGCGAAGTAGCGCGCGGACTCGAACTCGATCGTGACGCGCAGCTCCGAGATGCGGCGGGTCGAATCGGGCCAGAGCCGTTCGGCGACGAGGCGTTCCACATGGGCCTCGTAGTCGAAGCGGGGGACGGCGTCGTCGGGCTGCGGCTCCAGGAAGGATCGCGCCAGGCGGCCGCGCGACACCGGCTCGAACAGGGGGAGGCGGCCGCCCTTGACCAGGTTGTGGACGAGCGCGGTGATGAACACCGTCTTGCCGGCGCGCGACAGGCCCGTGACCCCCAGTCTCAGGGAGGGTGCCACGAAGCCCGCGGCGAAGTCCCCGATGTTGGCGAGCGCGATGCGCGCCTCGTCGGTCAGCGTGGTCAGCCTCATGGCGCGCAGGGTCCCCGGTCGGCCGTCGTCATGTAGGCACGAGGACGCGGGCGTTCAAACGGTCCGCCTACTCGTCCTCCTCCTCGGCGACGCCGTCGACGAGGGCCAGTTCGCGCGGCCGGAAGAAGGCGACGATGCGGCCCGTCCTCGGCTCCACGTCGACCCAGCGCTTTGCGTCGAAGTCGATGACCGCGAGGGCCCCCGTCGGGAACTTCTCGCGGATGTCGTCGACCAGCGACGGGTTGCCGCTGCCGACCAGCATCAGGGCGGCGTCCTGGATGCCGGGGTTGTGGCCGATCATCAGGAGCGTGCGGGCATTGCCGCCCTGGGCGCGCAAGAGGTCCAGGCAGCGGTCCTCGGAGGCCTCGTAGAGGTCCCGGGTCACGCGCAGGTCGAGATCCTGGGCGAGGTAGGGCAGGAGGCCCGCGAGGGTCTCGCGGCTGCGCCTTGCGCTGGAGCAGACCACCTTCTGGGGAACGAGGCCGTGGGCGGCCATGTGCCGGCCCATCAGCGGCGCCGCGCGCCGGCCGCGGCTCGACAGCGGGCGGTCGAAGTCCTCGGCGCCCTCGTCGTCCCAGGACGACTTGGCGTGGCGCAGAAGCAAGAGGCGCGGCATGGGGCGGGGGCTCCTGGACTCGTCGGACCTCGCAGCGGCGCATATCACGGCAGCTCCCCCGCCCGCCACAGCCGCGACGCCGCGGCGGTGCCGGTCGGGCGAGTTATCCCCGGCCGGAAACCATCGGCGCAAGTTCCCGGACCGGCCCCTTCACAAACGCGCGGCCGCAGGTATCGTTCTCGCTGGGGAAACGTCCGGGAGCCGAAGATCCGTGCCGCGCATCCTGTTCGCGCTCGCCCTCGCCGCGTATGCGGGCGAGGCCGTCGCCAGCGACTCCGCGGCCGGGCTCTGGGCCCAGGTCGACGACGCGTCCGGGCGCATCCGGACAGAGGTGCGCATCGTCGAGAGGGACGGCGTCTATTCCGGCCGCATCGTCCGGTTCAATCCGGAGCCCGACGAGCCCCCGAATCCGCTCTGCGAGGCCTGCCCGGGCCACCTGCACAACCGCCCGATCGTCGGGCTTACCTTCCTGCGCGGATTCCGCCGGGCGGGGCCGGTCTATTCCGGGGGCCTGCTGCTCGATCCGGAATCCGGCAGCACCTACCAGGGCACCATGACGCTGTCCGACGACGGCCGTTCGCTGGTCCTGCGCGGCTACGTGGTGTCGCCGCTGTTCGGGCGAAGCCAGGTCTGGCGCCGGCTGGACTGATCGCGGGCGGGTTCCGCCGTCCGCCGAGTCGACCGGCGACGTCCCCTCCTCGAGGACATCGAGGCGCGGGGCAGCGTCCATGGATGACGGACCCCTGTTCGCACCGGCCTGAGGCAAAGCCGGTCCTCGGTCGGATCAACGTCCCTCCCGGCGGGCGATGAAGGCGAGGCGCTCGAAGAGGTGGACGTCCTGCTCGTTCTTGAGAAGGGCGCCGTGGAGGGGCGGGATCAGCTTCTTGGTGTCCCGCTCCTTCAGCGTCGTCTCGTCGATGTCCTCGTTGAGCAGCAGCTTGATCCAGTCGAGAAGCTCCGAGGTCGACGGCTTCTTCTTCAAGCCCGGGACCTCGCGGATCTCGAAGAAGATGCGCAGGGCCTCGTCGAGCAGGCGCTTCTTGAGGCCGGGGAAATGGACGTCGACGATCGCCTGCATGGTGTCGGCGTCGGGGAAGCGGATGTAGTGGAAGAAGCAGCGGCGCAGGAAGGCGTCGGGCAGCTCCTTCTCGTTGTTGGAGGTGATGATCACGACGGGCCGGCGGCGCGCGCGCACGGTCTCGCCGGTCTCGTAGACGTAGAACTCCATGCGGTCGAGTTCCAGGAGAAGATCGTTCGGGAACTCGATGTCGGCCTTGTCGATCTCGTCGATCAGGAGAACCGGCCGGACGTCGGCCTCGAAGGCCTCCCAGAGCTTGCCGCGCCGGATGTAGTTGCGGATGTCGCGGACGCGCTCGTCGCCGAGCTGGCTGTCGCGCAGGCGGGACACGGCGTCGTATTCGTAGAGTCCCTGCTGGGCCTTGGTGGTCGACTTCACGTGCCATTCGATGAGCGGCAGGCCGAGGGCGCGTGCCACCTCGCGGGCCAGCACGGTCTTGCCGGTACCGGGCTCGCCCTTGACCAGGAGCGGTCGCTCCAGCGTGATCGCCGCGTTGACGGCAATCCGCAGGTCCTCGGTCGCCACGTAGTCGGTCGTACCCTCGAAGCGCATCGGATCTCCTTCGTCTCGTCTCGGGGCGACACTAGGGGCGCGGTCGGGGACAGGCAAGAAAGGCCGACCCGGCAATTCCTGCCCGGCGCGGCGGAAACTGCCCGGTCGGGGCATGGTAAACCAATGTAAAATCATTGGAATCGCAGGGAAATCGGCCTTTCGGGCGATGGCACGCCGCGTGCTCTCCTCTGATCCCGACCGGGCGCCGCCCGGACGGACGGGACGTATCGGGAGAGTATCGAGATGGGCATTTTCGGCGCCATGACCACCGCGGTGGCCGGCCTGCAGGCTCAGTCCTTTGCGCTGGAGAACATCTCCGGCAACATCGCGAATTCGCAGACGACCGGCTTCAAGCGCATGGACACGTCCTTCGCGGACATCGTCAACAGCCTGGGCCAGACCGCCGAACGGCAGGGATCGGGCTCCGTCATGGCGCTGTCCCGATCGACCAACATGCTGGCCGGTCCGATCTCCGCCTCCTCGATCGACACCCACATGGCGATCAGCGGCGACGGCTACTTCCAGGTCCAGAGCAAGGTCGGCGAGACCGACGGCGTCTCGCAGTTCTCCGGCGCCAACGTCTACACGCGGCGCGGCGACTTCGTGATGGACCGCGAGGGGTACCTGGTCAACGGCGCCGGCTACTACCTGATGGCGATCCCGGTCGACCCGGGCACGGGCAACCCCCAGGGCGACGTGCCGGAGATCCTGAAGATCTCGACCGGCTTCCTGGAGGCGCGGCAGAGCACGCGGATCACCTACCAGGCGAGCATCCCGTCGAACCCGCGGGTGCCCATGGTCAACACGGCCGACTACGGCGTGGGCGGCAATCCGCTGACGACGGGCGCCGGCGGCGACGGCGTCGTTCTGGCGAACGACTTCGAGGACTTCCGCGGCCAGTCGCTGGAGGGAGGCTCGACCACCCTCTACGACGCGCTCGGCGCGAAGCTCGACGTGCAGTTCCGGTGGGCGCAGACCGCGACCTCGCCGGAGACCTGGAACCTCTTCTACCAGTCCGACCCGTCGGCGACCGGCACCCAGCCCATGTGGACGAATGTCGGGACCGACTTCGTCTTCGACAACACCGGCAAGATGACGTCGCCGACCTCGGCCTCCATCTCCATCCCGAGCCTGAGCGTGTCCGGCCACAGCCTGGGCAACATCACGCTCGACTACGACACCGACGGCATCCGGCAGAACGCCACCTCGCAAGGCGACGTGATCGTCAACGTGATCGACCAGGACGGCTACACGGCGGGCTCGCTGGTGTCGGTGGCGGCCGGCGACAACGGCCGGATCACGGCGACCTACACGAACGGCCAGCAGGTCGACATCGCCGAGGTGCCGCTCTTCCAGTTCAACGGCGACAGCTCGCTGAAGCGGCTCGACGGTGGCGCCTTCTCGGTGACGCGCGAATCCGGGCCCGCGATGAAGATGAACGAGACCTCGATCACCGGCCAGGCGCTCGAGGGCTCGAACACCGACATCGCCGAGGAGTTCTCGCGCATGATCATCACCCAGCAGGCCTATTCGGCCAACAGCCGCATCATCTCGACCGCCAACGACATGATGCAGGATGTCCTCAACATCATCCGGTAACGCGTCCGCCGGCCGCCCGCCCGCCGGGCCGGCCGGCCCTTTCCCCAGGGTGCCGTCATGGCCATCAGTACCGCCATCTCCATCGCGGTCGCCGGACTCGGGCTCACGCAGCGCGAGACGGACGTCGTCGCGCAGAACATCGCGCGCGCCGACCAGCCGGGCTACACCCGCAAGGAACTGACGATCGCCGACTATGTCGGCCAGAGCGGCACCATCGGCCTGCGCGGGACCGTGCAGCGCCACATGGACTACGAGCTGCAGCGGCAGGTCATCCAGGCGACGCCGACCACCGCCTTCGCGGAGACCCAGAACCGCTACGCGACGCGGCTCGACCAGCTGATGGGCATCCCTGGCACGGCGAACTCGGTGGCCTCGGATTTCAGCCGCTTCGCGGAGGCCCTGCAGGCCCTGGCGACCACACCCGACAGCGTGCCGACCCGGGCGGGGGCCCTGAACGCGGCGCAGTCGCTGGCGACGCGGCTGAACCAGCTTTCGGCGGACGTGCAGGCGATGCGCACGGAAGCCGAGAGCGCCATCGCGGACGCGGTGACGCGGGTCAACGAGCTCACGGAGAACATCGCCAGGCTCAACGAGAAGCTCGTCTCCCAGAAGGCCGCCGGGCAGGACATCACGACGGTGGCCGACGCGCGCGACCTGTGCGTCAAGGAACTCGCCACCCTCGTCGACGTGCAGACGCTGGAGGCCGGCAACGGCCAGATGACCGTCTTCACCATGTCGGGCGCGACGCTGGTCGGGGCCGAGGCGACGGAGCTCCGGTTCGACAAGCAGGGCATGCTGACGCCGACCAAGCTCTGGGACCGCGATCCCGCGGTGCGCGGGGTTGGCACGATCACGCTGGGCAACAACCCGGCCACGGCCGTCGACGTGATCGACTCCAAGCTCTTCCGCTCGGGCAAGATCGCCGCGCTGGTGGACGCGCGCGACAGCATGCTGGTCAAGGCGCAGAACCAGCTCGACGCCATGGCGGCCGCGCTCGCGGACGCCATGTCGGGCGATACCGTGCAGGGGACCGCCGTCACGTCGGGCGCGCAGGCGGGCTTCGACATCGACCTGTCGGGCCTCAAGGCCGGCAACGCTGTGACGTTCGAGTATCTCGACAACGGGACGGGGAAGACCAAGACGGTCAGCCTGATCCGGGTCGACGACCCGTCCATCCTGCCGCTCGACAATGCGGTGACGGGCAATCCCGACGATGTCGTCTACGGGATCGACTTCTCGGGTGGCATGGGATCGGTGGCGACCCAAATCCAGGCGGCGCTCGGGTCCGCCTTCACGGTCAGCAATCCCTCGGGCTCGACGATCCGGATCCTGGACGACGGGGCGGCCAACACCGTCGATCCGGTGTCGCTTTCGGCCCGCGTGACCATGACGGCGGTGGTGGATGGCAAGGTCGGCCTGCCGCTGTTCACGGACGGGAAGGGGGCCGCCGCGGTGCCCTACACGGGGGCGCTCGAGGGGGCGACGCAGAAGCGCGGCTTCGCCAGCCGCATCGGCGTCAACCCGGCGGTGCTGACGGACCCGACCCTGCTGGTGAAATGGCAGACCAGCCCGGCGACCCTGGCGGGCGACCCGTCGCGGCCGAACGAGATGATCGCCCGGCTCAACGACACGACCTTCGACTTCGGGCCGGAGACGGGCGTCGCCAGCGGGTCGACGGCGGTCACGTCGACGGTCCGGGGCTTCGCGGACGCGGTCATCTCCTACTGGGGCATGATCTCGGAGGACACCAAGTCCGCCTTCGACATGCAGACCGTGCTGCAGAACAACGTCGAGGCGCGCGCCAACGAGATCGGCGCCGTCAACGTCGACCAGGAACTCGCCCGGCTCATCCAGCTTCAGTCGGCCTACGCGGCCAATGCCAGGGTCATGCAGACGGCGCGCGAGATGCTCGACACGCTGATGCGGACCTGAGGAGAGACCGATGAACGTCAACAGCCCGCTCGGCTACTCGTCCGCCGTCGTGACCCGCCTCGTCGCCATGCGGCGCGAGATGGAGGACCTGGAGCGGCAGTTCGGCTCCGGCATCAAGGCGACGACCTATGGAGGGCTCGGGTCCGAGCGCTCGCTGGCGATCTCGTTCCGCAGCCAGATCGAGAGCATCAAGACCTATCAGCAGTCGATCGACCTGCTCGACACGCGGCTCAAGACGGCGACCGGCACCCTGCAACACATGCAGGACATCGTCACCGAGACGCGGTCGGCCTTCGACCCCAACAAGTTCGACCTGCTCGCCGACGGCGTCACCGTCCAGCAGAAGACCGCCAAGAGCGCGATGGTCGAGTTCCTCGGCCTCCTCAACAGCGAGGTGGCCGGACGCTACATGTTCGGCGGGCGGCAGACCGACAAGCCGCCGGTGAAGTCCTTCGACGAGATCATGGACGGCAACGGCGGGCGGGCCGGCTTCAGGCAGGTGATGGAGGAGCGCCGGCAGGCCGACCTCGGCACGGGCAATGGGCGGCTCGCCAGCTCGATCGCGGGGGCGGACGTCACGCTCGCCGAGGACGGGGTGCATCCCTTCGGCTTCAAGCTGCAGCCGGCGACCTCGACGCTCTCCAACGCCACGGTGTCGGCGCCGGCGGGCTCCCCGCCGTCGCTGACGGTGTCGTTCACGGGGCAGCCCAGCCCCGGCGAGGTACTCCGGCTGACCCTGACCCAGCCGGACGGCAGCACGACCCAGGTCGAGCTGAAGGCGGCCGGGGCCAACGATTTCGACAACGGCCTCTTCGCCATCGGGGCGACGCCCGCCGACACGGCGCAGAACCTCAAGGACGCGCTCGACGACCGCCTTGCCTACGCGGCCTCGACGGACCTGACGGCGGCCTCGGCGGCGGAGGCCTCGGAGAACTTCTTCGCGGCCTTCGGGGGCGTTGCGCCGAAGCGCGTCGCCGGCCCGCCCTTCGCGAGCGCGACGGCGCTGGTGGACGGCACGCCGGCCAACACCGTCTCCTGGTACGTCGGCGACGACACGCCGACCACGGGGGCGCGCGCGGAGGTGCAGTCCAAGGTCGACAGCGCGGTGTCGGTCTCCTACGGCATGCGTGCCAACGAGGAGGCCTTCTCCTGGCACCTGCGGCAGTTCGCGGTAATGACGGCGGTCGACCTGTCGGGCGGCGGGACGACCGAGAAGGCGCTGCATTCGAGCCTCGCCACCAAGCTCAAGGCGAACCTGGCGAACCCGCCGGGCACCCAGACCCTCACCGCGGTCCACATGGAGATCGCGCTCGCCCAGACGGCGGCGAAGTCCGCCGACGAGCGCCATACCCTCAACGAGTCCACGCTGCAGGGCTACCTGAACGACACCGAGGGCGTCGACAAGAACGAGGTCGCGGTCAAGCTCCTGTCGCTGCAGACGAGCATGCAGTCGAGCTACCAGGCGGCGTCGATGCTCTA
This window of the Prosthecomicrobium sp. N25 genome carries:
- a CDS encoding YcjX family protein, giving the protein MRLTTLTDEARIALANIGDFAAGFVAPSLRLGVTGLSRAGKTVFITALVHNLVKGGRLPLFEPVSRGRLARSFLEPQPDDAVPRFDYEAHVERLVAERLWPDSTRRISELRVTIEFESARYFARTLGRGRLHLDIVDYPGEWLLDLPLLAKGFAEWSAEAVALSRLEYRAALAARWRAALAETDPLGPEDETAARRLAALFTDYLRAARADEHALSTLPPGRFLMPGDLEGSPALTFSPLDLPAGVAVPPRSLAAMMERRYEAYKDVVVRPFFRDHFARLDRQIVLVDALQALNAGPAAVADLGQALSDILACFRPGRASWLSSILTRRVDRILFAATKADHLHRTSHDRLEAILGRLVRGAMEKAAFAGAEVDVVALAAVRATREAIVTRDGEKLPAILGVPLPGEGLGGEVFDGKEEIAIFPGDLPSDPDSLFQVLESMREGPESKSQPAVAPAPDVEFVRFRPPRLERTAEGLTLSLPHIRLDRVLQFLLGDRLT
- a CDS encoding flagellar hook protein FlgE: MGIFGAMTTAVAGLQAQSFALENISGNIANSQTTGFKRMDTSFADIVNSLGQTAERQGSGSVMALSRSTNMLAGPISASSIDTHMAISGDGYFQVQSKVGETDGVSQFSGANVYTRRGDFVMDREGYLVNGAGYYLMAIPVDPGTGNPQGDVPEILKISTGFLEARQSTRITYQASIPSNPRVPMVNTADYGVGGNPLTTGAGGDGVVLANDFEDFRGQSLEGGSTTLYDALGAKLDVQFRWAQTATSPETWNLFYQSDPSATGTQPMWTNVGTDFVFDNTGKMTSPTSASISIPSLSVSGHSLGNITLDYDTDGIRQNATSQGDVIVNVIDQDGYTAGSLVSVAAGDNGRITATYTNGQQVDIAEVPLFQFNGDSSLKRLDGGAFSVTRESGPAMKMNETSITGQALEGSNTDIAEEFSRMIITQQAYSANSRIISTANDMMQDVLNIIR
- a CDS encoding SixA phosphatase family protein; amino-acid sequence: MPRLLLLRHAKSSWDDEGAEDFDRPLSSRGRRAAPLMGRHMAAHGLVPQKVVCSSARRSRETLAGLLPYLAQDLDLRVTRDLYEASEDRCLDLLRAQGGNARTLLMIGHNPGIQDAALMLVGSGNPSLVDDIREKFPTGALAVIDFDAKRWVDVEPRTGRIVAFFRPRELALVDGVAEEEDE
- a CDS encoding AAA family ATPase, whose protein sequence is MRFEGTTDYVATEDLRIAVNAAITLERPLLVKGEPGTGKTVLAREVARALGLPLIEWHVKSTTKAQQGLYEYDAVSRLRDSQLGDERVRDIRNYIRRGKLWEAFEADVRPVLLIDEIDKADIEFPNDLLLELDRMEFYVYETGETVRARRRPVVIITSNNEKELPDAFLRRCFFHYIRFPDADTMQAIVDVHFPGLKKRLLDEALRIFFEIREVPGLKKKPSTSELLDWIKLLLNEDIDETTLKERDTKKLIPPLHGALLKNEQDVHLFERLAFIARREGR
- a CDS encoding universal stress protein, translating into MFNKILVPVDPSEVAFAARALETAAGLAAQSKGTVRVVAVMPIVGGYVTEFLPADFDVQAERQAEDAIRKAVAAGGLDAGRTELSIRTGSVYHEVVDEASEWGADLIVVTSHRPSMSTYLIGSNAAKIVRHAPCSVMVVRE
- a CDS encoding DUF2147 domain-containing protein; translated protein: MPRILFALALAAYAGEAVASDSAAGLWAQVDDASGRIRTEVRIVERDGVYSGRIVRFNPEPDEPPNPLCEACPGHLHNRPIVGLTFLRGFRRAGPVYSGGLLLDPESGSTYQGTMTLSDDGRSLVLRGYVVSPLFGRSQVWRRLD
- a CDS encoding YcjF family protein, which encodes MSDERRRPRAFRLGPETTDATAPSGPAGPLPPRAVEPGTRVEIDEPVEPEAAVAVARELAGPREGFRWSRVLLSAVSGLLALAFGLWVDGLVRDLFARADALGWLGIAFLGAAIVAVLAIVGREVAGTLRLARIDRLRADVTLAAAADDEPAARRLAGELARLYENRPETARGRAALALHLREIVEGRDLLVLAEREILAPLDMAAQTLILDSAKRVSVVTAISPRAIVDILYVLVENLRLIRRLSDLYGGRPGTLGFIGFAGRVITHLGVTGSMAIGDTLVQQLVGQGLAARLSARLGEGVVNGLLTARIGLAALDLVRPMPHIGLPKPKLGDMLGELTTMPGGGTR
- the flgK gene encoding flagellar hook-associated protein FlgK, which gives rise to MAISTAISIAVAGLGLTQRETDVVAQNIARADQPGYTRKELTIADYVGQSGTIGLRGTVQRHMDYELQRQVIQATPTTAFAETQNRYATRLDQLMGIPGTANSVASDFSRFAEALQALATTPDSVPTRAGALNAAQSLATRLNQLSADVQAMRTEAESAIADAVTRVNELTENIARLNEKLVSQKAAGQDITTVADARDLCVKELATLVDVQTLEAGNGQMTVFTMSGATLVGAEATELRFDKQGMLTPTKLWDRDPAVRGVGTITLGNNPATAVDVIDSKLFRSGKIAALVDARDSMLVKAQNQLDAMAAALADAMSGDTVQGTAVTSGAQAGFDIDLSGLKAGNAVTFEYLDNGTGKTKTVSLIRVDDPSILPLDNAVTGNPDDVVYGIDFSGGMGSVATQIQAALGSAFTVSNPSGSTIRILDDGAANTVDPVSLSARVTMTAVVDGKVGLPLFTDGKGAAAVPYTGALEGATQKRGFASRIGVNPAVLTDPTLLVKWQTSPATLAGDPSRPNEMIARLNDTTFDFGPETGVASGSTAVTSTVRGFADAVISYWGMISEDTKSAFDMQTVLQNNVEARANEIGAVNVDQELARLIQLQSAYAANARVMQTAREMLDTLMRT
- a CDS encoding flagellar protein; amino-acid sequence: MNVNSPLGYSSAVVTRLVAMRREMEDLERQFGSGIKATTYGGLGSERSLAISFRSQIESIKTYQQSIDLLDTRLKTATGTLQHMQDIVTETRSAFDPNKFDLLADGVTVQQKTAKSAMVEFLGLLNSEVAGRYMFGGRQTDKPPVKSFDEIMDGNGGRAGFRQVMEERRQADLGTGNGRLASSIAGADVTLAEDGVHPFGFKLQPATSTLSNATVSAPAGSPPSLTVSFTGQPSPGEVLRLTLTQPDGSTTQVELKAAGANDFDNGLFAIGATPADTAQNLKDALDDRLAYAASTDLTAASAAEASENFFAAFGGVAPKRVAGPPFASATALVDGTPANTVSWYVGDDTPTTGARAEVQSKVDSAVSVSYGMRANEEAFSWHLRQFAVMTAVDLSGGGTTEKALHSSLATKLKANLANPPGTQTLTAVHMEIALAQTAAKSADERHTLNESTLQGYLNDTEGVDKNEVAVKLLSLQTSMQSSYQAASMLYKLSLTNFL